Part of the Flavobacterium alkalisoli genome is shown below.
TTTTATGAAGAAGTACTTTTTAACAGTATTGTTTATAGCAATAGCCGGAGTATTTTCGGCAAGTGCCCAGGTAACCGGAAAATGGAAAACCATTGATGATGAGACTGGTGAGGAAAAATCTATTGTAGAGATTTATGAGAAGGATGGTAAAATTTACGGAAAAGTAGTAGAGATACTAAATCCGGCGAAAAAAGATGCAAAATGCACCAAATGTTCGGGTGCAGATAAAGACAAGCCTATTTTAGGACTTGTTATTATAAAAGGACTTACAAAAGATGGTGATGAATATACCGATGGTGATATTCTTGATCCTAATAAAGGAAAACTTTACAGCTGTACCGTTAAGCTTGATGGTAAGGATAAGCTTGATGTAAGGGGATACGTTGGATTTTCATTCATAGGTCGTTCCCAAACGTGGCACAGGGTAAAGTAAATACCAAATAAACAAACACAATAGAGGGAAAACACTCCGGTAACGGAGTGTTTTTTTATT
Proteins encoded:
- a CDS encoding DUF2147 domain-containing protein; amino-acid sequence: MKKYFLTVLFIAIAGVFSASAQVTGKWKTIDDETGEEKSIVEIYEKDGKIYGKVVEILNPAKKDAKCTKCSGADKDKPILGLVIIKGLTKDGDEYTDGDILDPNKGKLYSCTVKLDGKDKLDVRGYVGFSFIGRSQTWHRVK